ACTCGGACCGTCTGGGCAAAGAGGGTTGGGGAATAGGATCGCCCGTCCTTAGGCACTGTGGCACAAAAGTTCGCTTCCTCACTGAAACAGAGCAGAGGGCCACAGGTGGGGGCTGGggctttttcctcccccccccccggctccctTCTTGCGTTTGCACAGCCTTTGATTAGGCGAGATCAAAGCCCTGTTCAGACCCGTCCCACCTGCAATGTATGGGCACGTAGAGCACGATGGGGAACAGCTCCAGCCGATTTGCACTGTAGTTTATCCTGTTCAGAAGGGACCTTTTTTCGTAAGATCTCTGGGTGGGGAGCATCTTTCTGGTCCCTGAGGTGCAATGTGACCTCACCCCAATCTGGTCTGCCTGGACATGCTCCACAGCTGTTCCCTTATCTTTCACCAACACCTGGACCAAACAAAATTGGCACCTCCCCCCCTTACCACACGGAATATCTGAGTCTACGTGACCCCTTTGTTACGCCCAAGCAAATCATCTTGTAATTTAACCTGATGGTTGGATACAACATGCCAATGCAAAGAGCCCAGCCATTTGTATTGGCATGCTGCATCTACTGACCGTCAGGTTAAATTACAAGATGATTTGCTTGGGCTTATCACGTTCTGTGGACACAGCTTTTGTGTTTTGGCAATCTGCTTTATGCGCGAGCCAGCAGCCCAGCCACAGTTCCATagtttcctgggcagggggggcaaGCACAAAACGTGGCCCACTGTGCAAACTCCTGGCCCAGGACAGGAAGCCCACGCCTCCCTCCTGTGGGTGGCAGCCGAGATGAAGGGCATGGCTTTGGGTCAAGGGCACGGCACAGCCCCACTCCTCTTGCAGCTGCATCCACATGGAAAAGCAATGGaagttcacccccccccccacctcgcccctttgcccctaagaatttatttatttattcaatttttatgctgcccttctccttagactcagggcggcttacaacatgttaaagcaatagcactttttaacagagcaaggctattgcccccacagtccgggtcctcatttgacccacctcggaaggatggaaggctgagtcaaccttgagccggtggtgagatttgaaccgctgaccttcagatctacagtcagcttctgtggcctgcagtacagcactctacctgctgcgccaccccggctctttctgTGCAGTGTACTCAAGATTCCCCCGCCTCCTCTCGCACTCGTCACACTCTAGAGAGCATGGCACGAAGGGTGGGTCTCGTGTCCTGGCAGAATCTGGAGGACTGGGATGGGCTGCTATGGACAATGAGATGGTCTCCAATGGTTGTCCACTGGCTTTGAAGGGTTAAACCCTGAGTCTGATCAGGTGGGTTTCCGGCTGCTCTTCCCCAGGGGACATTTcaacacccactaaaaccctggaGGACCCTCTGGCCCTCTTCCCAAGAAGCGCTCTGGTGGGCATTCCCTCCCCAGCAGGCCACTTACCCCAGGTTTAGGTATATGGTACAAATGTCAGAAACCAGTTGTTGGGGCTTGAAGTCAAATTCACTGAAGTCCTTGACCTTCAAGGCCCCCATTTTGGGCCCTACCAGGTGCTGCAGGAAGTAGTTGAGCATGGAGATGATGCGTTCCGCCAGGAAAGGGTGCACAAAGAGGGACTTGATGTCTGCAACGGGAAGGAGGCTCGGTCAGCAGCTCCCGCCAGCGTCCCACGCCAGGGGGAAGGACCTGGGGGGGGCATTACCTGAGGTCAGGAAGGCCAAGGTCCCGATGGTCTCGTTGGACATGATGTTGTGGAAGCGAGCCAACTGGCCAAACATCTGCAGGCTGGCTTCTTTCTCCCGCCGCACTTCTGCAGGCAGTCCGTCCCACTCGCCCTGGTCCTTCTCTATTTGCTGGACCTTGATCTTGCTCAGGTACTGCAGAGACATTGGAAGTGGGCGTCAGGGAAGGCAGAGGACCTCGCAGGCCACTCGTGCTCACGCAGCCGTTTCCGGGAGTTCCTTTCgccttcccagattcacccaggAACAAAGGGTAGAGTTGGACTGAGGCAGAGTGACCAGCTCCAATTCACCCACCAGTGAGCTTCTGGAACTGAGGTAGGCGGCAACACCTTCACCGCTACATTAAAACTCCACAAAACACACAGAACTGGGGGGACGGGAACTGAACCGATTGGGTCTTGTTTCCGGGATGAAAGCTTAGTGGGCGAGAGACGGAGGTGTCGTGGCAGCTCCATCCCTGTAGTCTTGGAGCAGAGAGAATGGACCTTGCAAGGGTGGGGGGAGTGGAGGGCCAGACTCCAAGTGCAAAGGCTCCAGGCCTAACAACCTCTCAGGAAAACCCTTTGGGTGGGAGCCGCTCTGCAAGGGaagccttcctctcctctcctcagctGGGGAAGGGGCAGCAGTTCACCAAGGCCCCTGGGAGCTGCTGCCACACAGTTTCTCCCCTTCTCAACTGCCTCTGGGCTGCATTAAAGGCCATCAAAATTGGCAAccctttcattctctctcactcacacacacacacaaacaccaacaCACAAAAGAGTTTTACAGAGTTTGACGGTCACAATATCTAGCCACTTTCTACCCCCACCCCTCAAATAACGATTTACCTGTATTGCTTCATCCAACAAGAAAACGGCATCATTCATGAGCAGGTTCAGAAAGCgcaagaagagggggggggccATGGCTTCAAGGTTCTCGGAGGCATAGTCAGCCAGCGCCTGCACAGCGCAAAGAGATGGAGGGCAGGGGGGTGTTAAAACGCCACTCTCCCCCCGGCCCTTATCATTTGCAAACCTCCGGTCCTCACCTTTATGCTTGCGCGGTAGGAATCAGTGCCCCACATATACCGGAGGATGGGGTACATGGGCCTGCGGTAGTTAAACTTCTGCTCAAATTGATGGGGGTCCCCTGCACAGGAGAAGGCCCGTAATGATTTCAGAGTCTGGAGGTACCGGAGGACGGAGCAAGGCCTTATTCTATGGGGCTCCTCCTTGCATGTCCCAAAAGCCCCCAGGGTGACGAGAGGAGGGTCAcctcttccctcccccaccccccccacaGAGGGCAGCAGGGGAGATCCAGATCCAGCCAAGCGGATTCGCCAAGATTCGTGGTCCTCCGTTCGAGGGACTGCCCTCTGCGGCAGAAATCGAGGGGATGAGACACCCACCCCCAGCCCTCCCCCTTACCTGTAAACTCAATGTCCACAAAAACCTTAATTAGTGCCTCGGCCAGGTGGGCAGCGTGCTGGTAGGAGCAGAAGACTCTCTTGCGATGGAAGACGCTTGAGACGAGAGGCGTCTGGCTCGGGTCCAGGTGGGGCATCACAGCCTCCAGCACCTCAGCCAGTTTGGCTCTCAAATGTGGGTTCTTCATCCTGCCCAGAGGAGTGAGGGGGAACCTCCAAATCTTCACTTTCCCCAAAATTATCTCAAGCTCCTGCCTCCCACTCCTCGAATTGTCCTGCTGACAGTGTCCTCCCCACAGGTCAGTGTTAGATTGCTCGCAATGGGTTGTCGTCACAGGGGGTAACAACTGCTTCCCACCCCACCTCAATGTTGCCGTGATTCCTGTTATACGGCTCCACTCTCACACACGTGGGCCGAGGTTTTCAAGGAACTGAGCGGTCAAAACCAAGCCaaccaaatttatttgtttgaagaTTCAAAATACCCCCTTGAATCTGCACCCAATCTAAAGTTTATGAGTTTATCACGGTCACCTTTTCCCTTCCTAAGGATGGACTGCTGTTCAATGGCAAACAGGGGCCCAGATCCACACCTCTCCAGCTGTGAGAAAAAGCTTTTACCTGTACACATCCCCTGTGAAAACGGTCACAAAGTGAAGCACATGCTCCAGGGAGTCGGCTGAAGGTTCCAGGAGATCATCAGCAAAACGTCGCAGGAAAATGAAGAAATCACCTAAGTTGTCAGCAAAGAATTCTGCAAGTGCAAAGACCCAGGTGAGCCCAGCTGCCCAGCCCCGTGCTTGCTCCTTCCCTGTTAGTGACCACCAAGGCGGCATTACGGGCATTGCAAATCTCCGGGGAAGCAGGAAAGGGTTTACGATATTGACATCTAAGAGGAAACCAAGCCAAACGCAATTGTCAAGGGCCCAGAGCCAGTGTTCCCTTGAGATAAATGCTACTAGCTGAAATTTCCAAAAGGAAAATTACTTTTAACAACATATACTTGTGCGCAGGCGTGTTCCTCTAGCAAGGGAAGGGCTGCCTATGGGTGGCCCCTTTCACAATTCTACTTCAACTAAGGGTGGTGTCACAAACCAGCCAGGCATGAGCCAATACCAAGGCTACAGAGTCCTGTCCGGTGTCTTGAGCCTTGCAAAGCATCAGGCCCTGCAGCTGGCCCTGCTCAAGCCCACCTCTAAAGGCTAAATGTCTTGCCGGTCACCTGGGACATAGGCCAGCGTGCTCCCCTTCACTTCTGGCAGAGGGAAGGCCAAGTCCATCAGCTCAGTCCCTTGGTTTCCGATGGCCAGCTGGACCAGGAGAACAGCCACGGACACCTGCATGTTGAGGCAGTTCTTCAGCATCTGAGGCTCCGTCGTGGCTGCTTTGGTGGAAAGGTAGATGGTCATGAGGCGCTCGAACTGCTCCCGCAGGTTGTCCGCTGAGGGGCTGGAGCTCTGCTGTGCCTCCCGCCAGGCCACCTGCAGCCGATGTAGGCTTTGGTTGAGTTTGATCATCTGGTCATGCAACCTGGACGAGAAACAGGAAAAGATACTAAAAATCAGAAGTGGCACTACCATCAAAAAAAGGCACAAGTGGGGAGGCTATAATGGACAGGGGAAAGCAGAGAGGCCAGCGTTGGGTGCTGAGATTGGCTGGGCAAAAGCAGGCACAGGAGAGCTGCTTTCATAACAAGAAAAGTTGGAAGAAATCAAAATTCACTTTAATTCTATTCATATCCTCCAGTAGACCAAGAAAACATTCTTCTCCACGTGCAAACGCCAACCGGCCTATAATAAACTGGCCTATATTTAGTCCTTGTTTAATGACCAGTTCCTTAACAGCTACTTAGGAATAGGGATAGAAatattcttcattggccaagtgtgactggacacgtAAGGAATTTTTCTCTGGTGCGTAAGCTGTCAGTGTGAAGTCATAGATCATGAAACATACAATCAACAAGCCCAGGTGTGGCTGTTAAGCGAGGACTATACCTACATCTGGGTGCTATGATGTAAGCAGGAGCCCCAGTGACCTCCCAAAAGGCCACTAAGGTTTGTTAAGATTTTGAGCCCCCTTGTGCCAAAACCTGAACGTTATCGGCCTTCGGTGTACCTGTGGAATCCTAAGTGGAGGGCGTACTGAGTCAATACCAAGTTCTCCGTCACCAGGTTATAGCTGTCGGCAAATTTTGGCTCCTGCTCAGTTCCAGCTGGGATCAAGCAAGTCTCTCTTTCCAAgcctgaaaggaaaggaagagcccCATCAACACTGACCAGTGAAAGCTCCAGCCAACGGAAGCCCTGCTCTGCCCTGGTTAGCAACACCTGCCTCTCCTGCTCCTGGGAGCGGGACTCACCTTTCAGGTGCACGTTCTTCACTTTCTGCTCTTCCTCATTCAGTTCCTTCACAGCGCAGTATGTTGGGTCAAATGTCAGGAGCCTGTGGCCGCGGGGCTTACAGAAGGGCTGgcagagcctgaggagggcagcCCCCAAGTTCAGGAAGAAGGCGTCCGAGGCATACATCTGGAAGAAGATCTCTGGCATCTGGTTGGCCCAGATTTTGGTGCGCCCGGCATTGGCATGAAGACAGTTCCCAAGCCAGGCCAGGGTCTTATGTTTTGTCTGGGGCGACAGCTGCAGCAGGTTCTTCAGCATCTGATGAATCTTCTCATGGAACTCGGCCATGAACTGTGGGTGGGAGGGCAGAGGCCTTAACGCcaacggacacacacacacacacgctcccTGAGCCTGGGATCATCTCAGACACGGGCagctggtcctcgacttacaaccatttagtgaccattcaaagttaccatgGCGTTGGaaaaaaatggcttatggacttttTTCACTCGAGAAGACCATGGCAtttatttgtatctttttatatAGTTGCAAGCTGACCTGGGTCCTTCGGGGTTGGGTGGCACACAAGTCGAATCAAACAAACAAGCGGCAGCTTCCCCACAGCCCCAAAATCCAGGCGCTTGGCTACTGGCATGGACAGATGGCGGCTGTggtgtcccggggtcatgcgactcccttttgtgaccttctggcaagcaggttcacttaacaaccaggtcatTTTCGGCACTTTCCGGATTTTAATTTCCTCCCCACCCGGACACCCCCAGCAGCCCTAAATGATCTACCCAGAAGGCAGTCGGCACCACGTTCACTGGCAACCGCAGATCTGCCTGGTCGTACCGACAGCACTTATATACTCCGTGCTTTCCGGCCCCCTGAGCGGTTTACAAAGTGAGCATTGtgccccacaacaatctgggggctgagtcaacgttgagccagTGAGACTCGAGCTGCCAAACTACTGGCAATCGGCAGTCAccaaattagcctgcaatactgcattccaatcCCAGGACCAATCACACTAGGACAGCACGCACAAAGCAACACAGTAGACCAAAGAGTGCCGTTTTTCCACTTCTCAACACACAATCTTGATGCACAAGCCAAGCAGGAATGGAACAGAAAACTACACCTGGTGGATGTTGGATTCTTGCACCTTGATCTCTTGAGGACTGGACCGAGAGGGGTTCAGAAAGTAGCCGTGGCTTTCCACCACCCCCGGCGTCTTCAGGAGACACGAGGTGTTCAGGATGGTTCCCAGCAGTGTTTTCTGGTAGAGTTGTCCGTTGGAGGGGTCTTTCGGCTGAATGTACTCAACAAAAACCTGAACAAACAGAAACAGACCCCAGaatgccttcccctcccccccttctcaAAAGGCAACGAGACTCTTGTTTTTGCTTTGAAAACATTTCCAAACTTCACCACCCAAACGCGGGCGCGCACTCACACGCACAAACAAGGTGTGAGTTAAAGGAAAGTGGTGTTTCTCCCAGGTGAAAGGGTGAAGGCAGCAAGGAATTCTGGCCACCTGGGGGGTGAATGAGACAACCAAGGACTCACTTTGGCAATATCCTTTTGCTTAGTGAAATACAGGAGAATGTCCAGGTAAGAGTACAACAGGATCTGGCAAAGGTGCAGCTCCCGAATTCGTCCCGAGAGGGTGTCGAAGACAGGGACCATAACCTCTGCAAAAGTCCTCACTTCCT
The nucleotide sequence above comes from Erythrolamprus reginae isolate rEryReg1 chromosome 12, rEryReg1.hap1, whole genome shotgun sequence. Encoded proteins:
- the UBE4A gene encoding ubiquitin conjugation factor E4 A isoform X2; translation: MTDHENNNSISRNPFSALFSSVADARHFAEIQKQPLPPPPSAVEETSASQDDSDNSVSESLDDCDYSVAEISRSFRSQQELCEQLNINHMIQRIFLITLDNSDPNLKSGNGIPARCVYLEEMAADLEDQDWLDMDNVEQALFTRLLLPEPGHHLIHMTSTGVQNLSADRDAGEGHLLRYLFACFQRAKEEITKVPENLLPFAVRCRNLTVSNTHTLFLTPEIYVNQNVYEQLVDLMLESLRGAHFEDVTEFLEEVIKSLTVDEEVRTFAEVMVPVFDTLSGRIRELHLCQILLYSYLDILLYFTKQKDIAKVFVEYIQPKDPSNGQLYQKTLLGTILNTSCLLKTPGVVESHGYFLNPSRSSPQEIKVQESNIHQFMAEFHEKIHQMLKNLLQLSPQTKHKTLAWLGNCLHANAGRTKIWANQMPEIFFQMYASDAFFLNLGAALLRLCQPFCKPRGHRLLTFDPTYCAVKELNEEEQKVKNVHLKGLERETCLIPAGTEQEPKFADSYNLVTENLVLTQYALHLGFHRLHDQMIKLNQSLHRLQVAWREAQQSSSPSADNLREQFERLMTIYLSTKAATTEPQMLKNCLNMQVSVAVLLVQLAIGNQGTELMDLAFPLPEVKGSTLAYVPEFFADNLGDFFIFLRRFADDLLEPSADSLEHVLHFVTVFTGDVYRMKNPHLRAKLAEVLEAVMPHLDPSQTPLVSSVFHRKRVFCSYQHAAHLAEALIKVFVDIEFTGDPHQFEQKFNYRRPMYPILRYMWGTDSYRASIKALADYASENLEAMAPPLFLRFLNLLMNDAVFLLDEAIQYLSKIKVQQIEKDQGEWDGLPAEVRREKEASLQMFGQLARFHNIMSNETIGTLAFLTSDIKSLFVHPFLAERIISMLNYFLQHLVGPKMGALKVKDFSEFDFKPQQLVSDICTIYLNLGEEANFCATVPKDGRSYSPTLFAQTVRVLKKINKPGNMIVAFSNLAEQIKSLADRQQQEEETYVDACDEFLDPIMSTLMTDPVLLPSSRVTVDRATIARHLLSDQTDPFNRSPLTMDQIKANAELKERIQQWLADRKKPKGP
- the UBE4A gene encoding ubiquitin conjugation factor E4 A isoform X3 gives rise to the protein MTDHENNNSISRNPFSALFSSVADARHFAEIQKQPLPPPPSAEETSASQDDSDNSVSESLDDCDYSVAEISRSFRSQQELCEQLNINHMIQRIFLITLDNSDPNLKSGNGIPARCVYLEEMAADLEDQDWLDMDNVEQALFTRLLLPEPGHHLIHMTSTGVQNLSADRDAGEGHLLRYLFACFQRAKEEITKVPENLLPFAVRCRNLTVSNTHTLFLTPEIYVNQNVYEQLVDLMLESLRGAHFEDVTEFLEEVIKSLTVDEEVRTFAEVMVPVFDTLSGRIRELHLCQILLYSYLDILLYFTKQKDIAKVFVEYIQPKDPSNGQLYQKTLLGTILNTSCLLKTPGVVESHGYFLNPSRSSPQEIKVQESNIHQFMAEFHEKIHQMLKNLLQLSPQTKHKTLAWLGNCLHANAGRTKIWANQMPEIFFQMYASDAFFLNLGAALLRLCQPFCKPRGHRLLTFDPTYCAVKELNEEEQKVKNVHLKGLERETCLIPAGTEQEPKFADSYNLVTENLVLTQYALHLGFHRLHDQMIKLNQSLHRLQVAWREAQQSSSPSADNLREQFERLMTIYLSTKAATTEPQMLKNCLNMQVSVAVLLVQLAIGNQGTELMDLAFPLPEVKGSTLAYVPEFFADNLGDFFIFLRRFADDLLEPSADSLEHVLHFVTVFTGDVYRMKNPHLRAKLAEVLEAVMPHLDPSQTPLVSSVFHRKRVFCSYQHAAHLAEALIKVFVDIEFTGDPHQFEQKFNYRRPMYPILRYMWGTDSYRASIKALADYASENLEAMAPPLFLRFLNLLMNDAVFLLDEAIQYLSKIKVQQIEKDQGEWDGLPAEVRREKEASLQMFGQLARFHNIMSNETIGTLAFLTSDIKSLFVHPFLAERIISMLNYFLQHLVGPKMGALKVKDFSEFDFKPQQLVSDICTIYLNLGEEANFCATVPKDGRSYSPTLFAQTVRVLKKINKPGNMIVAFSNLAEQIKSLADRQQQEEETYVDACDEFLDPIMSTLMTDPVLLPSSRVTVDRATIARHLLSDQTDPFNRSPLTMDQIKANAELKERIQQWLADRKKPKGP
- the UBE4A gene encoding ubiquitin conjugation factor E4 A isoform X1 translates to MTDHENNNSISRNPFSALFSSVADARHFAEIQKQPLPPPPSAEETSASQDDSDNSVSESLDDCDYSVAEISRSFRSQQELCEQLNINHMIQRIFLITLDNSDPNLKSGNGIPARCVYLEEMAADLEDQDWLDMDNVEQALFTRLLLPEPGHHLIHMTSTGVQNLSADRDAGEGHLLRYLFACFQRAKEEITKVPENLLPFAVRCRNLTVSNTHTLFLTPEIYVNQNVYEQLVDLMLESLRGAHFEDVTEFLEEVIKSLTVDEEVRTFAEVMVPVFDTLSGRIRELHLCQILLYSYLDILLYFTKQKDIAKVFVEYIQPKDPSNGQLYQKTLLGTILNTSCLLKTPGVVESHGYFLNPSRSSPQEIKVQESNIHQFMAEFHEKIHQMLKNLLQLSPQTKHKTLAWLGNCLHANAGRTKIWANQMPEIFFQMYASDAFFLNLGAALLRLCQPFCKPRGHRLLTFDPTYCAVKELNEEEQKVKNVHLKGLERETCLIPAGTEQEPKFADSYNLVTENLVLTQYALHLGFHRLHDQMIKLNQSLHRLQVAWREAQQSSSPSADNLREQFERLMTIYLSTKAATTEPQMLKNCLNMQVSVAVLLVQLAIGNQGTELMDLAFPLPEVKGSTLAYVPEFFADNLGDFFIFLRRFADDLLEPSADSLEHVLHFVTVFTGDVYRMKNPHLRAKLAEVLEAVMPHLDPSQTPLVSSVFHRKRVFCSYQHAAHLAEALIKVFVDIEFTGDPHQFEQKFNYRRPMYPILRYMWGTDSYRASIKALADYASENLEAMAPPLFLRFLNLLMNDAVFLLDEAIQYLSKIKVQQIEKDQGEWDGLPAEVRREKEASLQMFGQLARFHNIMSNETIGTLAFLTSDIKSLFVHPFLAERIISMLNYFLQHLVGPKMGALKVKDFSEFDFKPQQLVSDICTIYLNLGINYSANRLELFPIVLYVPIHCSEEANFCATVPKDGRSYSPTLFAQTVRVLKKINKPGNMIVAFSNLAEQIKSLADRQQQEEETYVDACDEFLDPIMSTLMTDPVLLPSSRVTVDRATIARHLLSDQTDPFNRSPLTMDQIKANAELKERIQQWLADRKKPKGP
- the UBE4A gene encoding ubiquitin conjugation factor E4 A isoform X4; its protein translation is MTDHENNNSISRNPFSALFSSVADARHFAEIQKQPLPPPPSAVEETSASQDDSDNSVSESLDDCDYSVAEISRSFRSQQELCEQLNINHMIQRIFLITLDNSDPNLKSGNGIPARCVYLEEMAADLEDQDWLDMDNVEQALFTRLLLPEPGHHLIHMTSTGVQNLSADRDAGEGHLLRYLFACFQRAKEEITKVPENLLPFAVRCRNLTVSNTHTLFLTPEIYVNQNVYEQLVDLMLESLRGAHFEDVTEFLEEVIKSLTVDEEVRTFAEVMVPVFDTLSGRIRELHLCQILLYSYLDILLYFTKQKDIAKVFVEYIQPKDPSNGQLYQKTLLGTILNTSCLLKTPGVVESHGYFLNPSRSSPQEIKVQESNIHQFMAEFHEKIHQMLKNLLQLSPQTKHKTLAWLGNCLHANAGRTKIWANQMPEIFFQMYASDAFFLNLGAALLRLCQPFCKPRGHRLLTFDPTYCAVKELNEEEQKVKNVHLKGLERETCLIPAGTEQEPKFADSYNLVTENLVLTQYALHLGFHRLHDQMIKLNQSLHRLQVAWREAQQSSSPSADNLREQFERLMTIYLSTKAATTEPQMLKNCLNMQVSVAVLLVQLAIGNQGTELMDLAFPLPEVKGSTLAYVPEFFADNLGDFFIFLRRFADDLLEPSADSLEHVLHFVTVFTGDVYRMKNPHLRAKLAEVLEAVMPHLDPSQTPLVSSVFHRKRVFCSYQHAAHLAEALIKVFVDIEFTGDPHQFEQKFNYRRPMYPILRYMWGTDSYRASIKALADYASENLEAMAPPLFLRFLNLLMNDAVFLLDEAIQYLSKIKVQQIEKDQGEWDGLPAEVRREKEASLQMFGQLARFHNIMSNETIGTLAFLTSDIKSLFVHPFLAERIISMLNYFLQHLVGPKMGALKVKDFSEFDFKPQQLVSDICTIYLNLGINYSANRLELFPIVLYVPIHCSEEANFCATVPKDGRSYSPTLFAQTVRVLKKINKPGNMIVAFSNLAEQIKSLADRQQQEEETYVDACDEFLDPIMSTLMTDPVLLPSSRVTVDRATIARHLLSDQTDPFNRSPLTMDQIKANAELKERIQQWLADRKKPKGP